tccaacccaacccaatccaacccaacccaacccaacccaacccaacccaacccaaccaaatccaacccaatccaacccaacccaatccaacccaacccaacccaacccaaaccaacccaacccaaccaaatccaacccaatccaacccaacccaatccaacccaacccaaaccaacccaacccaacccaatccaatccaatccaacccaacccaacccaacccaatccaacccaacccaacccaacccaacccaacccaatccaacccaatccaatccaatccaacccaatccaacccaacccaacccaacccaacccaatccaatccaatccaatccaacccaacccaacccaacccaatccaatccaatccaacccaacccaatccaatccaacccaacccaaccaaatccaacccaatccaacccaacccaatccaatccaatccaacccaacccaacccaatccaatccaatccaacccaacccaatccaatccaacccaacccaaccaaatccaacccaatccaatccaatccaatcccaactggttttttttcctggttttcagcCAAACCTGCTCCTCCTGCGGTCCCAAATTGCCCGGGgacagaaatttgggaatttcctTTTGCAATTGGGCAGCTGCActttgggggggggttgggggttttgggggggtttgggggatttttggggtttttgggggatttttttggggggtttttggggttttttggtatttttggttggttttttttgggtttttttgcgggtttttgggggggttttttggggggttttttggtttttttaggctttttttggattttttttggtttttttgaggggtttttttggtgttttgggcgtttttggggtttctttggggttttttgaggtctttcttggggttttttgtttttttttgtttttttgggtttttttaggtttttcttgaggtttttggggggggttggctttttttgggcttttttggggttttggggggtttttggggggtttattTGGGTTcattttgggtttcttttgttttttggggggtttttcttttgttttttttaggtttttttggggggagtcttgtttttttgggggggggttgggttttttggggttttttggggggtttttttggggttttttggtttattttgttttgttttttgggtttttagtggttttagggttttttggggggggttttgggttttttttttgttttttgggggggcttttggggggtttttttggttttggtttgtttttttggttttttttaggtttttttttagggttttattgattttttggggtttttttggggtgttttttggggttttttgtgtttttttgggggttttttttgcggttttttggttttttgttttttggttttttggtttgttttttggggggttttgcgtttttttttttgttttttggggttttttggggtttttttgggcttttttttggggggggttggggttttttttttttttttggttttttttttggttgtttggggtttttttttttgggttttctttgtttttttttgttttttttttttaattccccgCGTTCTGGATCCTCCCCTTGGCTCCtcctcccccaaatccctccccctgcctttatttatttaatttttgtttcgttttgttttccctttggaTTTTCGATTCTTTCCGGGCTGTTCCTCCACCAAAAATCCAAGAAATTTTGGAATTCTCATTCCCAGCCCGATCCAGGATGGGTAAGAGATCCCCAAATCcttcagaattcccaaaaaattctccCAAAAAAATCGCGGAATTTTGGCATtcgggggtgggggtggggggtcAGGTCAAattccagttttgttttttccttggatttcaatatttaattattccctaaaaacaaaaaaacaacaaaaaactctCCAAGGTTTTAACGAAAAGCTTGAATTCCTtcattaaaatctgtttttaattgAGAATTTTTAATCCCTGAACttccccaaacaaaaaaaaaaaagagggaaaaagtgatttggaacaggaaaaaacccttggaaaaatattttgagttttcctctgttttttttaatttatttttttttatatttttggggGGTAAATCCCCgattttcaggatattttttttttttttagctttttggggttttgttttgtttttatttttgaggggaaaaaaacctcagattttcaggattttattttttggtactgtggaaaaaaagtgggaggggccaaaaaaaaaacaaaacaaacttggAATCGGTTTAGTGGGAATTCAaaacacagggggaaaaaaaaaacagaacagaacaaaaacaagaTTTTTGGGATCAAacccagccaaaaaaaaaaaaaaaaatttcaggaatttaTAGCAGGAATGTGTAGCCAAAAACTCCCAATaatccaaccaaaaaaaatatcctgattttcctggaatttttcattcccaaatagaatttttttgaggatttttagggtttttttttttttagtttttttttgttgtagttGTTGTTGGTTCCAAGGTCCTGGAAGTcgataaaaaaaataaataaataaaaaaactttGGGAATCATTGACACACCTGGGAGCTCcaaaaaattgggaattatGAATGGAAATAAATCCTGGAATTTATTTCCAGCATGAAGTCTTTTAAATTTCcttggaaatttgggatttttttttttctgggagaaaatccttaaaatttttggatttttttttttcttccccccctctccccccccgtgtcttttaatttgatttttcccaaattcaATCCGTATTTGCCTGCCTGGAATTCGGAATATTTTGATATTAAATCTTGGAATTCCAAagaaattcccaatttttttttttttttttttttttttggtgctaaaaatcccaaatttatcCCTCCTGATTTTGCCCCCTCCTTGGGGCAACTCGGGAAgccaaaatttgggataaatTCCAACGTTTTATTCCCAGGAATGAACAAATCCAAGGCCCAAAAATTGGGAAcggggaattgggaattccaaggaattgggaattccatggaattgggaattgggaattccagggaattgggaattccagggaattccatggaattgggaatggggaattgggaattccagggaatggggaattgggaattccagggaattgggaattccagggaattccatggaattgggaattccatggaattgggaattgggaattccagggaattgggaactgggaattgggaattccatggaattgggaatggggaattgggaattccagggaattggGAACGGGGAAGtgggaattccatggaattgggaattgggaattccatTGAATttggaattgggaattgggaattccagggaattgggaactgggaattgggaattccatggagattgggaattccagggaattgggaactgggaattccagggaattgggaattccagggaattggGAATCAGGAATTCtggggaattgggaattccagggaattccatggaattgggaatggggaattgggaattccagggaatttggAATTGGGAATTCTATGGAATGAgaaattgggaatgggaaactGGGAGTGGGAAATTCCAAGGATTTAAggctgggaattgggaatggggaattccATGGAtatgggaatggggaattccatggattttaaggctgggaattgggaatggggaattccatggaattgggaattgggaattccatggattttaaggctgggaaatggggaattccatggaattgggaattgggaattccatggattttaaggctgggaattgggaatggggaattccATGGAtatgggaatggggaattccatggattttaaggctgggaattgggaatggggaattccatgaattgggaattgggaattccatggattttaaggctgggaattgggaatggggaattccatggaattgggaattgggaattccatggattttaaggctgggaaatggggaattcCATGGAATTGGGAGTGGGGAATTCCATGGCTTCGAGGCTGGGAAATGAGGAAATGaagaactgggaatggggacccAACGGAAGGCCCCAAATTCCCGGGATTTTCGCCCTCACTTCTGGCAGTTCTGGGACGTGAAAAGGTtggaattttctccttttcccagcaggaaaatgcGGAACGTGCGGGCCGGGCTACGCCAGCCCTCTGGAGGCCATGAAAGGCAAGTGCTGGgccagcattcccaaatcctgGAATTGCTTCGGGATCGAGGGCAGAGGAAAGGCTCAAACGATGGGGAAagctggaatttgttttgttttgtttttttttttttggtggggtttgggatttgatCCCAAATTTTGCCTGCAGGGcctcgggaggagctgctgtACCTGCCCTGCATCTACCGGAACACCGGGATCGGCATTCCCGATTTTCTGGCCACCGTGGAtgtggatcccaaatccccgcAGTACTGCCAGGTACGGGGGCGGGGAGAACGCGGGGGAATGCGGGGTCCCGGATCCGGGAGAAATCCAGGGGAATGCGGGAAAAATCCAGGGGAATGCGGGAAAAATCCAGGGGAATGCGGGAAAAATCCAGGGGAATGTGGGAAAAATCCAGGGGAATGTGGGAAAAATCCAGGGGAATGTGGGAAAAATCCAGGGGAATGCGGGAAAAATCCGGGGTAATGCGGGAAAAATCCAGGGGAATGCGGGAAAAATCCAGGGGAATGCGGGAAAAATCCGGGGTAATGTGGGAAAAATCCAGGGGAGTGCGGGAAAAATCCAGGGGAATGTGGGAAAAATCCAGGGGAATGTGGGAAAAATCCAGGGGAATGTGGGAAAAATCCAGGGGAATGTGGGAAAAATCCGGGGGAATGTGGGAAAAATCCAGGGGAATGTGGGAAAAATCCAGGGGAGTGCGGGGAAGGATCCATGGCTGTGAGGGATCCCAAATCCGGGAAGAATCCCCACGACCGCGCggtatcccaaaatccctggcgggggtggggggggggacagGGTGAAGAAAACTCCCAGAAAGCCCGTTCAAGGAGACGCATCCCTCACTCCCAATCCCCATgccaatcccagtcccaatccccatgccaatcccaatcccagtgaCCAATCCCAGTCTCAATCCCAATGCCAATCCCAAAGCCAATCATAATCCCAATGCCAATCCCAATGCTCAATCCCAATGCTcaatcccaatccccatcccaatcccaatgctcaatccccatccccatcccaatccccatccccatccccaatccccatcccaatcccaatgaccaatcccaatcccaatccccatcccCCTCTCAATGCCCatccccaatccccatccccaatccccatccccaatccccatccccatcccaatgCCCAATCCCAATGCCAATCCCAATGCTCAATCCCAATGCTcaatcccaatccccatcccaatcccaatgctcaatccccatccccatcccaatccccatccccatccccaatccccatcccaatcccaatgaccaatcccaatcccaatccccatcccCCTCTCAATGCCCatccccaatccccatccccaatccccatccccatcccaatgCCCAATCCCAATGCCAATCCCAATGCTCAATCCCAATGCTcaatcccaatccccatccccatcccaatgCCCAATCCCAATGCTCAATCCCAATgcccaatcccaatccccatccccatcccaatcccaatcccaatgaccaatccccaatccccatccccatcccaatgCCCAATCCCGATGCCCAATCCCAATGCCCAATCCTcaatcccaatccccatccccatcccccaatccccaatccTCCATCCCAACGCCACCTCCCTCGGCGCGCGCCCGTTCAGGTGATCCACCGGCTGCCCATGCCGCACGCGGGGGACGAGCTGCACCACTCGGGCTGGAAcgcctgcagcagctgccacgGCGactcccgccgctcccgccgcttCCTCGTGCTGCCCGCGCTCGCCTCGTCCCGCGTCTACGTCGTCGACGTCGCCgccgagccccgcgcgccccggcTGCACAAGGTGGGACCCGCGCGGCGCCTCCCGCGCCGCCGCCTTGGCTCGCTCTGCCTCGGCGCCTTCCTTCGGGGGCGCCGACGTCCTTTGCTTTTGTGGGGGTCCTCGTGGGTTTTTAGCggtttttttctggggtttttggcGGGTTTTCGGTGGGTTTTGGCGGTTTTTTCTAGGTTTTCGGcggtttttttggtggtttttggcgggttttttttttttttttgtggttttaggcggttttttggtggttttcggcggtttttttgtggttttttttccctgggttttcagcgggtttttttggtggtttttggcgggttttttttttttttttgtggttttaggcggttttttggtggttttcggcggtttttttgtggttttttttcctgggttttcagcgggttttttttgtggtttttggcgggttttttttttttttgtggttttaggcggtttttttgtggttttcggcggtttttttgtggcttttttcctgggttttcagcggggttttttttgtggtttttggcgggtttttttttttttttgtggttttaggcggtttttttgtggttttcggcggtttttttgtggttttttttccctgggttttcagcgggtttttttggtggtttttggcgggttttttttttttttttgtggttttaggcggtttttttgtggttttcggcggtttttttgtggcttttttcctgggttttcagcgggtttttttggtggtttttgtcgggttttttttttttttttgtggttttaggcggtttttttgtggttttaggcggttttttttgtggtttttggcggtttttttgtggttttttttcctgggttttcagcgggttttttttgtggtttttggcggttttcttgtgggttttttttgtggctttttttcctgggttttcagcgggtttttttggtggtttcggcgatttttttgtggttttttttttctgggttttcagcggtttttttgtggtttttgtcgggtttttttgtgggttttttttatgggtttttttgtgttttttcagcggattttttgtggtttttagcgggttttttgtggtttttttctgggttttcagcggttttttttgtggtttttgtcagtttttttgtggtttttttctcggggttttcagtgttttttttggtggttttcggtgttttttgtggtttttcagcgttttttttgtggtttttttctgggttttcagcgtttttttgtggtttttggcggtttttttttttgtggtttttcagcatttttttgtgtttttttttttcctgggttttcagcggattttttgtggtttttggcggttttttgtgggttttcagcattttttttgtggtttttggcggtttttttttttttgtggtttttcagcggtttttttgtggcttttagcgggttttttgtggcttttttcctgggttttcagcggttttttttgtggtttttcagcgttttttttgtggtttttcagcggttttttgtgggcttttttagtggttttttttgtggtttttagcggtttcttttgtggtttttagcgggttttctgtgggtttttttagccttttttttgtggtttttaccccacttttcccccatttttccccatttattccccattttccccatttgttccccaatttccccacattttttcacatttatttccctgtttttccccatttattccccattttcccccatttttccccaattttcccccatttattTCCCCAATTttaccccaatttttccccatttgtttccccaatttttccccgtttcccccccttttttccccattttttccccttttttccccttttattcccaattttcttccctttttttccccatttatttccccatttttccccatttatccCCCATTTATTTCCCAGCTCTTTCCccactttttccccattttttccccgtttcccccccaattttttccccctcttttcccccaatttccccccatttaTTCCCAACTTTCcccatatattttattttattttattttattttattttattttattttattttattttattttactttattttattttattttaatttattttattttattttattttactttattttattttattttaattttattttattttattttattttattttactttattttattttattttaattttattttattttattttattttattttattttatttttctctccccccCTCCCAGGTGGTGGAAGCTGAGGAATTGGCCCAAAAAGCCGGCGCGGCGTTCCCGCACACTTCCCACTGCTTGGCCTCGGGGGAAATCCTCATCAGCTGCCTGGGGGATCCccaaggaaatggaaaaggttTGGAATTCCAcaaaattccccccccccaaaaaaaaaaaaaaaattaaaaaaaaaaaaaaaacaacggaaaaaaaacgaaaaaaaacggaaaaaaaatttaaaaaaaaaatgaaaaaaaaaaacgaaaaaaaaggaaaaaaaagtccccaaactttcatttttctccagctgcaaaaaaaaaaataaaacaaagaaaaaacaaaaacaacaaaaaaagaaaaatagaaataaattaaacgagaataaatgagaataaatgagaataaatggaaaggaataaaaagaaataaaaaggaatgaaaagggAGAATTAATGAGAATAAATGAGAATAAATGAgaataaatggaaagaaataaaaagaaataaaaaggaatgaaaagggagaataaatgagaataaatggaaaggaataaaaagaaataaaacagaatgaaaagggagaataaatgagaataaatggaaaggaataaaaagaaataaaaaggaatgaaaagggagaataaatgagaataaatggaaaggaataaaaagaaataaaaaggaatgaaaagggagaataaatgagaataaatggaaagaaataaaaagaaataaaaagaaacaaaaaggaatgaaaaggaataaataaaacaaatgaaaataaatgaagaaataacGGAGCGTAATCGATTTTATTTCAGGGTTTAATCGATCTCCGcgctttaattttaatttttattttattttatttttttttttttatttttcccaggcACTTTCGTCCTCCTGGACGGAGAAACCTTCGAGGTGAaaggaaattgggaaaaaggaggaaaaatccccaaatttggTTACGATTTTTGGTACCAACCCCGGCACAACGTCCTGCTGAGCACCGAGTGGGGCGTCCCCAAAATCCTGGATCAGGGATTCAACCCTCAGGATGTGGAAAAAGGTTCCTGGGAAGCCCAAAATTCCACGCTCGGGGAGAGGGTgggaaattgggggggggggggagaaaaaaaaaaatcaaactgggggggggaaagagcaaaaaaattccaggtttttacggcaaaaattcaatttttttaagaggcaaaattcctgaaaaattcagatttttcgCAGCGAAAGCGCGacaaaaattggatttttttagggccaaaaattcctgaaaaactCAGATTTTTCGCAGCGAAAACGAGacaaaaattggattttttaagAGGGAAAATTGGTGGATAACTCAGATTTTTCGCAGCGAAAACGAGacaaaaatttggattttttacgagggaaaattcctgaaaaattcagatttttcgCAGCGAAAACGAGacaaaaatttggattttttagggccaaaaattcctgaaaaactCAGATTTTTCGCAGCGAAAACGAGacaaaaattggattttttaagagggaaaattggtggaaaattcagatttttcgCAGTGAAAACGCGacaaaaattggattttttagggccaaaaattcctgaaaaactCAGATTTTTCGCAGCGAAAACGAGacaaaaattggattttttaagagggaaaattggtggaaaattcagatttttcgCAGCGAAAACGTGacaaaaattggatttttttaagagggaaaattggtggaaaattcagatttttcgCAGTGAAAACGCGacaaaaattggattttttagggcaaaaaattcctgaaaaactCAGATTTTTCGCGGCGAAAACGAGACAAAAATTGGATTTTCTAAGAGGGAAAATTGgtggaaaattcagatttttcgCAGTGAAAACGCGacaaaaatttggattttttacgagggaaaattcctgaaaaattcagatttttcgCAGTGAAAACGCGacaaaaattggattttttagggccaaaaattcctgaaaaactCAGATTTTTCGCGGCAAAAACGAGacaaaaattggattttttaagagggaaaattggtggaaaattcagatttttcgCAGCGAAAACGCGacaaaaattggattttttagggccaaaaattcctgaaaaactCAGATTTTTCGCAGCGAAAACGAGacaaaaattggattttttaagagggaaaattggtggaaaattcagatttttcgCAGCGAAAACGCGacaaaaattggattttttttagggccaaaaattcctgaaaaactCAGATTTTTCGCAGCGAAAACGAGacaaaaattggattttttaagagggaaaattggaggaaaattcagatttttcgCAGCAAAAACGAGacaaaaatttggattttttacgagggaaaattcctgaaaaattcagatttttcgCAGCGAAAACGAGacaaaaattggattttttaagagggaaaattggtggaaaattcagatttttcgCAGCAAAAACGAGACAAACATTGGATTTTTAAGCgggaaaattcctggaaaattcagatttttagcagtgaaaatgagacaaaaaattTGGATTTATTAAGACGGAAAATTGGTGAAAAGTTCCATTTTTTAAcgcaaaaaaaatccctgaaaaattccatttttcgACCCgaaaaattgcaatttttagggtaaaaattcctgaaaaattcagtgaaaatccctgaaaaattcaattttttagggtaaaaaatttctgaaaaattctgcgaaaatcccccaaaaattacatttctcaaCGtgaaaaatccctcaaaaattcagcaaaaatccctgaaaaattccattttttaggGTAAAAAATCCCtgtaaaaatcccatttttcaggataaaaacccctgaaaaacccccaaaaaatcccagttttccGGGGTAAAAACGCTTgaaaaattcagcaaaaatccctgaaaaatcccatttttcaaCACGAAATACCCCcgaaaaatcccattttttagggtaaaaattcctgaaaaattcagcaaaaatCTCCGGAAAATTCCATTTTTGGGGGTAAAAACCCCTGAAAAATTCAgcgaaaatcccccaaaaattccatttttcaaTGTGAAAACCCCCcgaaaaatcccattttttagggtaaaaaaaatccctaaaaaatcccatttttcgGGATAAAAACCCCTGAAAACCCCCcgaaaaatcccattttttagggtaaaaaaaatccctaaaaaatcccatttttcgGGATAAAAACCCCTGAAAAACCCCcgaaaaatcccattttttagggtaaaaaaatccctaaaaaatcccatttttccgGGATAAAACCCCctgaaaacccccaaaaaatcccattttttagggtaaaaaaatccctaaaaaatcccatttttcgGGATAAAACCCCCTGAAAAACCCCcgaaaaatcccatttttttagggtaaaaattcctgaaaaactCAGCAAAAATCTCcggaaaattccattttttggggtaaaaatccctgaaaaattcagtgaaaatccctgaaaaattccatttttcgggataaaaacccctgaaaaactcccaaaaaatcccattttttaggGTNNNNNNNNNNNNNNNNNNNNNNNNNNNNNNNNNNNNNNNNNNNNNNNNNNNNNNNNNN
This DNA window, taken from Cinclus cinclus chromosome 31, bCinCin1.1, whole genome shotgun sequence, encodes the following:
- the LOC134055128 gene encoding methanethiol oxidase-like, whose product is MAGKCGTCGPGYASPLEAMKGPREELLYLPCIYRNTGIGIPDFLATVDVDPKSPQYCQVIHRLPMPHAGDELHHSGWNACSSCHGDSRRSRRFLVLPALASSRVYVVDVAAEPRAPRLHKVVEAEELAQKAGAAFPHTSHCLASGEILISCLGDPQGNGKGTFVLLDGETFEVKGNWEKGGKIPKFGYDFWYQPRHNVLLSTEWGVPKILDQGFNPQDVEKGWGKNWEERMGMAKGRE